Proteins encoded together in one Coregonus clupeaformis isolate EN_2021a chromosome 30, ASM2061545v1, whole genome shotgun sequence window:
- the LOC121546526 gene encoding class E basic helix-loop-helix protein 23-like encodes MNAGEENLLKSISNDTLLDLTQRYGQSAFGFGPGQVTGSPGGRYPLTPAADFLHGQTGKSNESGGEQTSDDDDSFDPLDPRKRGSGFDDDKHGGPLSKKPKEQRSLRLSINARERRRMHDLNDALDGLRSVIPYAHSPSVRKLSKIATLLLAKNYILMQAQALEEMRRLVAYLNQGQSINSPIPTALAPFGQAAVYPFTGSALATHAEKYSGTTASLFKHLNDKP; translated from the coding sequence ATGAATGCCGGGGAAGAGAACCTGCTGAAGTCCATCAGCAACGACACTCTACTGGACCTGACGCAGCGCTACGGCCAGTCCGCATTCGGCTTTGGACCTGGCCAGGTTACTGGAAGTCCTGGAGGGCGCTACCCTCTCACACCTGCCGCCGACTTCCTCCACGGTCAGACGGGCAAGTCCAACGAGAGCGGCGGGGAGCAGACCAGTGATGACGACGACAGTTTCGACCCTCTGGACCCCCGGAAGAGGGGCTCGGGCTTCGACGATGACAAACACGGGGGTCCCCTTTCTAAGAAGCCCAAGGAGCAACGGTCTCTGCGCCTGAGCATCAATGCGCGCGAGAGAAGACGGATGCACGACCTGAACGATGCACTGGACGGCCTGCGCTCTGTGATCCCGTATGCGCACAGCCCGTCGGTGAGGAAACTCTCAAAAATAGCCACTCTCCTCCTGGCCAAGAACTACATCCTCATGCAGGCTCAGGCTCTGGAGGAGATGAGGCGGCTGGTGGCTTATCTGAACCAGGGACAGAGCATCAACTCGCCCATCCCCACTGCCCTTGCACCCTTTGGACAGGCGGCGGTGTATCCCTTCACGGGCTCCGCACTCGCCACCCACGCCGAGAAATACTCAGGGACAACTGCGAGTCTCTTCAAGCACCTTAACGACAAGCCTTGA